The Procambarus clarkii isolate CNS0578487 chromosome 56, FALCON_Pclarkii_2.0, whole genome shotgun sequence genome includes a region encoding these proteins:
- the LOC138353218 gene encoding variable charge X-linked protein 3B-like — MRVDPSNALMSMEIRKRAGLEDPSQRARLEDPSQEADLEHSYSQRAGLEDPSQRARLEDPSQEADLEHSYSQRAGLEDPSQEADLEHSYSQRAGLEDPSQRAGLEDPSQVADLEHSYSQRAGLEDPSQRAGLEDPSQRARLEDPSPLGAAGLEDNLRVAGLEDPSSQVTDLEDPSSLGAGLEDSVPQGAGLEESPPAGRGCLGTQAPWLRHATKSPI; from the exons ATGCGGGTCGACCCGTCAAACGCCCTCATGTCTATGGAGATTAGGAAG AGAGCTGGACTGGAGGACCCTTCTCAGAGAGCTAGACTGGAGGACCCTTCTCAGGAAGCTGATCTGGAGCACTCCTATTCTCAGAGAGCTGGACTGGAGGACCCTTCTCAGAGAGCTAGACTGGAGGACCCTTCTCAGGAAGCTGATCTGGAGCACTCCTATTCTCAGAGAGCTGGACTGGAGGACCCTTCTCAGGAAGCTGATCTGGAGCACTCCTATTCTCAGAGAGCTGGACTGGAGGACCCTTCTCAGAGAGCTGGACTGGAGGATCCTTCTCAGGTAGCTGACCTGGAGCACTCCTATTCTCAGAGAGCTGGACTGGAGGACCCTTCTCAGAGAGCTGGACTGGAGGACCCTTCTCAGAGAGCTAGACTGGAGGACCCTTCTCCCCTGGGAGCTGCTGGTCTGGAAGACAATCTTCGGGTAGCTGGCCTGGAGGACCCTTCTTCTCAGGTAACTGACCTGGAAGACCCTTCGTCTCTGGGAGCTGGCCTGGAAGATTCTGTCCCTCAGGGAGCGGGCCTGGAAGAGTCCCCTCCGGCAGGAAGAGGTTGCCTCGGGACTCAGGCTCCCTGGCTCCGACACGCAACAAAAAGTCCGATATAG
- the LOC138353217 gene encoding cell surface glycoprotein 1-like: protein MVFTSQELERDRSYTRPAPEPTPEPAPEPAPEPAPEPAPEPAPAPEPAPEPEPEPEPEPAPAPAPEPTPEPTPEPTPEPEPAPEPAPAPAPAPEPTPEPTPEPTPEPEPAPEPAPEPAPEPAPEPAPEPAPEPAPEPTPEPAPEPTPEPAPEPTPEPTPAPTPAPQPAPQPEPAPEPAPEPTPEPTPEPAPEPTPEPAPEPAPEPTPEPTPEPAPEPKLAPHPTPEPKLAPQPAPQPKLAPQPTPEPKLAPQPKLAPTKTKIGTTTKIGTKTKIGTTTKIGTKTKIGTKTKIGTTTAPEPEPAPEPAPEPAPEPTPDPTPEPTPEPAPDPAPEPTPEPTPEPTPAPEPTPEPAPEPAPEPAPEPAPDPTQEPTQDPTQDPTPDPTPEPTPEPTPEPAPDPTPEPTPAPEPTPEPAPEPTPDPAPEPEPTPEPTPKPAPEPAPEPTPDPTPEPTPEPAPEPAPEPTPEPAPEPEPEPAPEPEPAPDPTPEPTPEPTPEPAPEPTPEPEPAPEPKLAPQPTLATQPKLAPQPTLATQPKLAPQPTLATQPKLAPQPTLAPQPTLAPQPTLAPQPTLAPQPKLAPTKTKIGTTTNIGTTTKIGTKTIIGTTTGTITKIGTTTKIGTKTKIGTTTGTTTKIGTTTGTKTKIGTTTGTTKIGTITKIGTTTGNKTKIGTKTGTRTKIGTTTGTTIKIGTTTKIGTTTGNKTKIGTTTGTTTSTITKIGTTTGTITKIGTTTGTTKIGTTTGTTIKIGTTTKIGTTTGNKTKIGTKTGTITKIGTTTGTTKIGTTTGTTIKIGTTTKIGTTTEPAPEPAPEPAPEPTPEPAPEPEPEPEPAPEPAPEPAPAPEPTPEPEPEPTPEPEPAPEPEPAPEPEPTPEPAPEPEPTPEPEPTPEPAPAPEPTPAPEPEPAPEPEPTPEPEPAPEPEPEPEPAPEPAPEPEPEPTPEPAPAPEPAPEPEPAPEPEPAPEPEPAPEPEPAPEPEPEPEP, encoded by the exons ATGGTTTTCACTTCTCAGGAACTAGAGCGTGATCGCTCCTATACCAGGCCGG CACCAGAACCAAcaccagaaccagcaccagaaccagcaccagaaccagcaccagaaccagcaccagaaccagcaccagcaccagaaccagcaccagaaccagaACCAGAACCAGAACcagaaccagcaccagcaccagcaccagaaccaaCACCAGAACCAACACCAGAACCAACACCAGaaccagaaccagcaccagaaccagcaccagcaccagcaccagcaccagaaccaaCACCAGAACCAACACCAGAACCAACACCAGaaccagaaccagcaccagaaccagcaccagaaccagcaccagaaccagcaccagaaccagcaccagaaccagcaccagaaccagcaccagaaccaacaccagaaccagcaccagaaccaacaccagaaccagcaccagaaccaaCACCagaaccaacaccagcaccaacaccagcaccacaaccagcaccacaaccagaaccagcaccagaaccagcaccagaaccgaCACCAGAACCGAcaccagaaccagcaccagaaccgacaccagaaccagcaccagaaccagcaccagaaccaaCACCAGAACCAAcaccagaaccagcaccagaaccaaAATTGGCACCACATCCCACTCCAGAACCAAAATTGGCACCACAACCGGCACCACAACCAAAATTGGCACCACAACCCACTCCAGAACCAAAATTGGCACCACAACCAAAATTGGCACC caccaaaaCCAAAATTGGCACCACAACCAAAATTGGCACCAAAACCAAAATTGGCACCACAACCAAAATTGGCACCAAAACCAAAATTGGCACCAAAACCAAAATTGGCACCACAACCG CACCAGaaccagaaccagcaccagaaccagcaccagaaccagcaccagaaccaaCACCAGATCCAACACCAGAACCAAcaccagaaccagcaccagatCCAGCACCAGAACCAACACCAGAACCAACACCagaaccaacaccagcaccagaaccaacaccagaaccagcaccagaaccagcaccagaaccagcaccagaaccagcaccagatCCAACACAAGAACCAACACAAGATCCAACACAAGATCCAACACCAGATCCAACACCAGAACCAACACCAGAACCAAcaccagaaccagcaccagatCCAACACCagaaccaacaccagcaccagaaccaacaccagaaccagcaccagaaccaaCACCAGATCCAGCACCAGAACCAGAACCAACACCAGAACCAACACCAaaaccagcaccagaaccagcaccagaaccaaCACCAGATCCAACACCAGAACCAAcaccagaaccagcaccagaaccagcaccagaaccgacaccagaaccagcaccagaaccagaaccagaaccagcaccagaaccagaaccagcaccagatCCAACACCAGAACCAACACCAGAACCAAcaccagaaccagcaccagaaccgaCACCAGaaccagaaccagcaccagaaccaaAATTGGCACCACAACCAACATTGGCAACACAACCAAAATTGGCACCACAACCAACATTGGCAACACAACCAAAATTGGCACCACAACCAACATTGGCAACACAACCAAAATTGGCACCACAACCAACATTGGCACCACAACCAACATTGGCACCACAACCAACATTGGCACCACAACCAACATTGGCACCACAACCAAAATTGGCACC caccaaaaCCAAAATTGGCACCACAACCAACATTGGCACCACAACCAAAATTGGCACCAAAACCATAATTGGCACCACAACCGGCACCATAACTAAAATTGGCACCACAACCAAAATTGGCACCAAAACCAAAATTGGCACCACAACCGGCACCACAACCAAAATTGGCACCACAACCGGCACCAAAACCAAAATTGGCACCACAACCGGCACAACCAAAATTGGCACCATAACCAAAATTGGCACCACAACCGGCAACAAAACCAAAATTGGCACAAAAACCGGTACCAGAACCAAAATTGGCACCACAACCGGCACCACTATCAAAATTGGCACCACAACCAAAATTGGCACCACAACCGGCAACAAAACCAAAATTGGCACCACAAccggcaccacaaccagcaccataactaaaaTTGGCACCACAACCGGCACCATAACCAAAATTGGCACCACAACCGGCACAACCAAAATTGGCACCACAACCGGCACCACTATCAAAATTGGCACCACAACCAAAATTGGCACCACAACCGGCAACAAAACCAAAATTGGCACAAAAACTGGCACCATAACCAAAATTGGCACCACAACCGGCACAACCAAAATTGGCACCACAACCGGCACCACTATCAAAATTGGCACCACAACCAAAATTGGCACCACAACCG aaccagcaccagaaccagcaccagaaccagcaccagaaccaaccccagaaccagcaccagaacctgaaCCAGAACctgaaccagcaccagaaccagcaccagaaccagcaccagcaccagaaccaaCACCAGAACCTGAACCAGAACCAACACCAGAACctgaaccagcaccagaaccagaaccagcaccagaaccagaACCAAcaccagaaccagcaccagaaccagaACCAACACCAGAACCAGAACCAACACcagaaccagcaccagcaccagaaccaacaccagcaccagaacctgaaCCAGCACCGGAACCTGAACCAACACCAGAACctgaaccagcaccagaacctgaaCCAGAACctgaaccagcaccagaaccagcaccagaaccagaACCAGAACCAACACcagaaccagcaccagcaccagaaccagcaccagaacctgaaccagcaccagaacctgaaccagcaccagaacctgaaccagcaccagaacctgaaccagcaccagaacctgaaCCAGAACCTGAACCTTGA